In the Haloferula helveola genome, one interval contains:
- a CDS encoding DUF58 domain-containing protein: MSDPPPIPSRFARAKALAAEGAPVPPPMPQRDQPPAAPVGAPPPMPATKVKKVEVPDREKQRERMASGLLDPQSLDRYRHLVAFARTAVESRFAGRHKSPDLGSGGEFAEFTHYSPGLPTSGIDWRQYGRSRKLYIRRFEELSDMTAHLVVDASSSMRFSGPMRESKAMRAVRTAAALAYLMTRQGDKASLTLFNDQVRHHLPAGGTRRHLHQMLRALVTPGYEAAGKTDIAGSLAATVPFLKPRGRVVILSDFLGEDAEGILDAIGPLIHRRHEVLMLQLSDPDERTLPDVHLARFVDMETGEEVQVEPAEVRSRFEKTVTQRTETLRQGALNRGVDFAVLRTERPYREAIEAYLGFRQWNSL; this comes from the coding sequence ATGTCGGATCCGCCACCCATTCCCTCCCGGTTTGCCCGCGCCAAGGCGCTGGCGGCGGAAGGCGCACCGGTGCCGCCGCCGATGCCGCAGCGGGATCAACCGCCGGCTGCTCCGGTGGGAGCACCGCCTCCGATGCCGGCCACCAAGGTGAAGAAGGTGGAGGTTCCGGATCGCGAGAAGCAGCGTGAGCGGATGGCCTCGGGCTTGCTCGATCCGCAGTCGCTCGACCGCTACCGGCATCTCGTTGCGTTCGCGCGGACGGCGGTCGAGAGCCGCTTCGCCGGTCGCCACAAGTCGCCGGACCTCGGCAGCGGGGGAGAGTTCGCCGAGTTCACCCACTACTCGCCCGGACTTCCGACCTCGGGGATCGATTGGCGCCAGTACGGACGGAGCCGCAAGCTCTACATCCGTCGCTTCGAGGAGCTCTCGGACATGACGGCGCATCTGGTCGTCGATGCTTCGTCCTCGATGCGCTTCAGCGGGCCGATGCGCGAGTCGAAGGCGATGCGGGCCGTCCGCACCGCAGCCGCGCTCGCCTACCTGATGACCCGGCAGGGGGACAAGGCGTCGCTCACGCTTTTCAACGATCAGGTCCGCCACCACTTGCCGGCCGGCGGCACGCGTCGCCATCTCCACCAGATGCTCCGCGCGCTGGTGACACCCGGCTACGAGGCGGCGGGCAAGACCGACATCGCCGGCTCGCTTGCCGCGACAGTGCCGTTTCTCAAGCCGCGCGGTCGCGTGGTGATCCTGTCGGATTTCCTCGGAGAAGATGCGGAAGGCATTCTCGATGCCATCGGGCCGTTGATCCACCGCCGCCACGAGGTGCTGATGCTCCAGCTTTCCGATCCCGACGAGCGGACGCTCCCGGACGTCCACCTCGCGCGGTTCGTCGACATGGAGACCGGCGAGGAAGTGCAGGTCGAACCGGCCGAAGTCCGGAGCCGCTTCGAGAAGACCGTCACACAGCGAACCGAAACGCTTCGCCAAGGAGCCCTGAACCGCGGCGTCGATTTCGCCGTCCTGCGAACCGAACGTCCCTACCGCGAAGCCATCGAGGCCTACCTCGGGTTCCGCCAGTGGAATAGCCTCTGA